The Tumebacillus amylolyticus DNA segment TGTATCGCAAGTCTGCGTCGTCCCCGGAGCCGGAGCGCTGTCGAACATGCAACGCAGGCACGGAGTGTCGCCCGGCAGAATCGGCATCGTCATCCCGTGCGCAGAGACCCCGCCGCCATACACCCACGGAATCCCGTGCTTCACGCAGACGTCATTGATCAAAAAGCGGACTTGAAAATTGTCCGTCCCATCCAGCACCAAATTCACGTCCGACAGCAGAGCTTCTGCATTCTGCCACGTCAAATCGGCGACAACCGGCTCAATTTGCACACCGGAGTTCACGCGATGCAACGTCTCATACGCCGCCATCGCTTTGGGCATGCCGTCTGCGGCATGGGATTCATCGTACAGCATCTGTCTTTGCAAATTCGACGCTTCCACAAAGTCGCGGTCGATGACGCGCACGAACCCAACTCCGGCGCGCACCATATGATTGGCGAGCACCGTGCCCAGCGCACCCATGCCGACGATGGCGACACGGCTGGTCAGGAGCTTGCGTTGTCCTTCTTCTCCAATGCCGTCAAACAAAATCTGTCGCGAATACCGCG contains these protein-coding regions:
- a CDS encoding ThiF family adenylyltransferase, whose amino-acid sequence is MQEDVTLDRSRYSRQILFDGIGEEGQRKLLTSRVAIVGMGALGTVLANHMVRAGVGFVRVIDRDFVEASNLQRQMLYDESHAADGMPKAMAAYETLHRVNSGVQIEPVVADLTWQNAEALLSDVNLVLDGTDNFQVRFLINDVCVKHGIPWVYGGGVSAHGMTMPILPGDTPCLRCMFDSAPAPGTTQTCDTAGVVGPIIHVVASYQAVEGMKILVGALDKVRRTMLNIGMWDYSTNSIDISKARRADCPCCGRGEFLYLETRAGDETTTLCGRNTIQISPSEPWEVDLPALAKRLETSGRVESNKFLVRFYATEEIRLVIFEDGRVLVQGTDDLSVARSLYAKYIGM